A stretch of DNA from Halorubrum sp. BOL3-1:
CCCGATGAACTCCTGCAGGATGGTCACGTCGCGTCGATGCGTCCGGAATCGGGTATCGCTTCCGGAATCGGTCCCGGCCGCGTCGCGAGCGCCCTACTCACCGTCGTCCCCGCCGAACCGCTCGTCGAAGACAGCGATCACGCGGCGCTCGACCTCGTCGCGGATCTCTCGGACCGCCTCGATCGGCCGCTCGCCCGGGTCGTCGAGGTCCCAGTCGTCGGTCTCGACGGTCTCCAGCTCCAGCGTCGAACAGCCCATCGTGGCGACGAAGTCCGACTCGGAGAGCGCCTCGTCGGAGATCGCTCGCGGCTCGCGGCCGTTCACGTCGAGACCGACCTCCGCGAGCGCCTCGACGACCACCTCGTGAACGGTGTCGGCGGGCGCGGTGCCGCCGGTCCGGATCTCGACGCGGTCGTCGAGCCCCCGCCGGTCGCGCTCGCGCTCCGCGAACGCCGTCGCCATCTGGCTGCGTCCGGCGTTGCGGACGCACATGAACGTGAGGATGGTCGTCTCGTCTGTCACCGTCTCGTCGTCCGCTGTATCAGTAGTCGTCATGGTGTGGGTGCCACGTCGCGTTCGTCGCTCGGTGCCGCTCCGTCGCCGTCTCAATAGATCAGCTCGTCGTCGTTCTCGACCATGTACAGGGTTCTGGCCGCGACGTTGACCGCGTGGTCGGCCACCCGTTCGAGGTCGCGCACCGCGAGCAGAGCGCGAGACACCTCGTCGAGCGAGGCTTCCAGCGCCTCCGCGTCGGCGTCGTCCCCGGTCCCGCCGAGCGCCGCCTCGTTGCGAGCGCGGTCGGCCTCCAGCAGCTCGCGGACGACCGCCTCGCTCGCCCGTCGGCACCGCCCGTCGAAGTCGTCGTCGCGGGCCGCGATCTCGCGGCAGGCCTCGGCGTCGCCCGCGCCGTAGGCCGCGACCGCGTCGGCGACCATATCGCCGGCGTCCTCGCCCAGCTCGCGGAACTCCACGGCCGGGTGAACGCCCCCGTCGGGACCGCCGTAGCCCGCGAGGTTGGTCGCCAGGTCGGCGACGCGTTCGAGGTCGGTGATCACCTTGAACGAGGCGGTGATCAGTCGGAGATCGCCCGCGACGGGCTGCTGGAGCGCGAGCAGTTCCGTACAGTCCTCCTCCAAGCCGAGGTACGTCTCGTTCACCTCGTAGTCGCGGCCGATCACGTCCTGCGCGAGCTCGTCGTCGCCGGCGGCGGCCGCCTCGATGGCCGTCCCGTACCGCTCGTCGACGAGTTCGCCCATCGCGACCACGTCGGCCCGGAGCTCCTCGAGCTTCTCTTGGTAGTTCTCGCGGGGCATTATCCGAACTTCCCCGTGATGTAGTCCTCGACCCGCTGTTCCTCCGGGTCCTCGAAGATCTTCGTCGTGTCGTCGTACTCGACGAGCCGGCCGCCGGTGAGGAAGACGGCGGTCCGGTCGGAGATGCGGGCCGCCTGCTGCATGTTGTGGGTGACGATGATGACGGTGTACTCCTCCGCCAGGTCGTCGATGAGGTCCTCGATCTTCGAGGCCGCGACGGGGTCTAACGCCGAGGTCGGCTCGTCCATCAGGATGACCTCCGGGTCGGGGGCGATGGCGCGGGCGATACAGAGCCGCTGTTGCTGGCCGCCCGACAGCTCCAGCCCCGAAGACCCGAGCTGATCTTTCACCTCGTCGTAGAGCGCGGCGCGCTTGAGCGACTCCTCGACGCGCTCGTCGACGTCACCCTCGTACCCCTGAATCTTGAGGCCGTAGGCGACGTTCTCGCGGATCGACTTCGGGAACGGGTTCGGCTTCTGGAACACGATCCCGATCGTCCGGCGTAAGGCGACGGGGTCGACGTCGTCGTCGTACACGTTCTTCCCGTCGAACTCCACGTCGCCCTCGACGCGGCAGACGTCGATCATGTCGTTCATCCGGTTGATACACCGGAGGAACGTCGACTTGCCGCAGCCCGAGGGACCGATCAGCGCGGTCACGTCGTGTTCGTTTATTTTCATCGAGACGCCGTCTAACGCCTGTTCGTCGCCGTAGTAGACGTCGAGGTTTCGCGCCTCGATGACGGTGTCTCGGGCGTCGAGGGGGGCGTCTCCGCGACCCTCGTCGCCGGTCTCGATCGTCGTCTGTATCTTCGGGACAGCATCTGATTCGCTCATTCGTTAGTGTTCACGTCCGTACTTGTTCCGGATAACGATTGCCGTCGCGTTCATCAGCAACATCAGTATCAGCAACACCACCGCCGCCGCCGGGACGATCCCGTGTCGGAACTCGGGCTTCGCGTTCGCGGACGCGGCGAATATCTGCAACGAGAGCGCTGTCGCGCTTGAGAACAGTCCGCTCGGCGGGGTGTACGTCGTCGTCGCGACCGCGATGATGACGAGCGGCGCGGTCTCGCCGATCGCCCGCGCCAGCGCGAGGATCGTCCCGGTGAGGGTGCCGGGGATCGCCTCGGGCAGGACGACCTCGCGGAGCGTCTGCCACCGGCTCGCGCCCATGCCGTACGACCCCTGTCGGAGGGAGTCGGGGACGGAGCGGAGCGCCTCCTGCGTCGAGACGATGACGATGGGGAGGATGAGCAGTCCGAGCGTACCAGACGCGGAGACAACGATACCGGTTCCGAACCCGAGCGTGTTCCGGAACAGGGCGAGTCCGAGCAGTCCGTACACCACAGAGGGAACGCCGGCCAAGTTCGAGATATTCACCTCTAGCAGCGTCGCGAGCCGCCCGCGAATCCCGGATTCCGGCGCGTACTCCTCTAAGTACACGGCCGCGCCGACCCCGACCGGGAACGCGAGGACGGTCATGAAGCCGACGATGATTATCGACCCGACGATCTGCGGGTAAACGCCCGCGTTGCTCGCGTTCAGGCCGTCCCACGACTGTAAGAGTAGGTTCGGCGTGAGGAACGTGTCCGGGTTCCGGATCCCGAGCTGTTCGACGAGCGCGGCGCCCAGCAGGGTCCCGCCGAGGAGGACAAACGGCCCCGCGACGCCGACGCGTCCCGCGGGGTCCGTCCGGAGGGAGCGCCAGAGGACGTACCCCGTGGGGACGACGAACGCCGAGAAGAGGACGACGAGAAGCGACGCGTTGGTCCCGGTGACGGTCGACGCCACGGCGACGGCGAGACCGCCGGCGGCGACGGCGCCACCGGCGACGACGCCGGCGCGTCGATCGCGGCGGGCGGCCGTCAGCCGCGCGACGAGGAGCGCCGCCGGGACAGTGACGAGACCGAAGTAGACGATCCACTCCGCGGCGACCCCGATCGGCCCCCGAACCGAGTCGTACAGCAGCGCCGCGACGCCGACGCCGACGATGATCGACGCGGGGACCGCCGGCCCGGTGTACGCCCGGTCACCCCTCGTTCGGTCGTAGGCTAAGACGAGCGCCGGCGGAAGCGACGCGAAGACGGCGTAGACGAACACGTCGTAGGGACTGAGGGCGTCGACGACGGCGTACGTCACGAGACTCAAGAGGAGTCCGCCGAAAACCGCCGCGAACGCCTTCGCGTTCGTCTCCCGCACCGCCGGTCTCCGGCGGGCGTACAGCGTGAACGCGGCCGTCGGCGCCACGAGGGTACCGAAGTAGACGAGGAACCACGAGGCCGACGCGGTCGCCGGCCGGAACGCATCGTTCGAGATCTGCGCGAACAGCACGAGCAGGGAGACGATCCCGACGAGCGTCGCCGCGACGAGCGCGACCTCGAAGAGCTGTCCTTTCAGCTGCTGGAGCCGCAGATCACTGCTTCGGCCGAGTTGATCGCTGACTGTGTTGTCAGTCGCCATATCAGTACTCCTCCCGGAACCGCCGTCTGACCAGTTCGGCGAGGACGTTCATCGTCAGCGTGATCGCGAACAGCGTCATCCCGAGCGCGAACATCGCCTCGTAGGTGACGCCGCCGAGCGAGTCCGCGCCCGCGATCTGCACCATCGCGGCCGTTATCGTCTGGCTCGACTCGGCGAGGTTCCGGAGGACGTTCGGGAAGAACGGC
This window harbors:
- a CDS encoding low molecular weight phosphatase family protein, with protein sequence MTTTDTADDETVTDETTILTFMCVRNAGRSQMATAFAERERDRRGLDDRVEIRTGGTAPADTVHEVVVEALAEVGLDVNGREPRAISDEALSESDFVATMGCSTLELETVETDDWDLDDPGERPIEAVREIRDEVERRVIAVFDERFGGDDGE
- a CDS encoding PhoU domain-containing protein, producing MPRENYQEKLEELRADVVAMGELVDERYGTAIEAAAAGDDELAQDVIGRDYEVNETYLGLEEDCTELLALQQPVAGDLRLITASFKVITDLERVADLATNLAGYGGPDGGVHPAVEFRELGEDAGDMVADAVAAYGAGDAEACREIAARDDDFDGRCRRASEAVVRELLEADRARNEAALGGTGDDADAEALEASLDEVSRALLAVRDLERVADHAVNVAARTLYMVENDDELIY
- the pstB gene encoding phosphate ABC transporter ATP-binding protein PstB; the protein is MSESDAVPKIQTTIETGDEGRGDAPLDARDTVIEARNLDVYYGDEQALDGVSMKINEHDVTALIGPSGCGKSTFLRCINRMNDMIDVCRVEGDVEFDGKNVYDDDVDPVALRRTIGIVFQKPNPFPKSIRENVAYGLKIQGYEGDVDERVEESLKRAALYDEVKDQLGSSGLELSGGQQQRLCIARAIAPDPEVILMDEPTSALDPVAASKIEDLIDDLAEEYTVIIVTHNMQQAARISDRTAVFLTGGRLVEYDDTTKIFEDPEEQRVEDYITGKFG
- the pstA gene encoding phosphate ABC transporter permease PstA, encoding MATDNTVSDQLGRSSDLRLQQLKGQLFEVALVAATLVGIVSLLVLFAQISNDAFRPATASASWFLVYFGTLVAPTAAFTLYARRRPAVRETNAKAFAAVFGGLLLSLVTYAVVDALSPYDVFVYAVFASLPPALVLAYDRTRGDRAYTGPAVPASIIVGVGVAALLYDSVRGPIGVAAEWIVYFGLVTVPAALLVARLTAARRDRRAGVVAGGAVAAGGLAVAVASTVTGTNASLLVVLFSAFVVPTGYVLWRSLRTDPAGRVGVAGPFVLLGGTLLGAALVEQLGIRNPDTFLTPNLLLQSWDGLNASNAGVYPQIVGSIIIVGFMTVLAFPVGVGAAVYLEEYAPESGIRGRLATLLEVNISNLAGVPSVVYGLLGLALFRNTLGFGTGIVVSASGTLGLLILPIVIVSTQEALRSVPDSLRQGSYGMGASRWQTLREVVLPEAIPGTLTGTILALARAIGETAPLVIIAVATTTYTPPSGLFSSATALSLQIFAASANAKPEFRHGIVPAAAVVLLILMLLMNATAIVIRNKYGREH